The Aedes albopictus strain Foshan chromosome 2, AalbF5, whole genome shotgun sequence region atttttttttagctaaaacaataATTTTCTAGaaagttcgttttttttttaatttttgtttgcaaaataagggaccaAATTGGGGAAAATTGCCAGGTGCCTtatgtaaaaaaatgtaacttttgACATTTAAAAAATCCCATGAAGGCTATGAGGAATATGAAATACTGCATCAAAGATTGCTATTTTTCCATGGAAGTACTCCAAAACGCTACATTTCTCTACAGTTTTTATTCTATGAAATTCAAGCCTTCAATTTGAATCAATACATGAGTTTTAAAATATCCGGGTTAACCACCAGAGTGCGAGACCGCCATCTTTCATTATCCAACATGTTGTATGTAAATATTTGTGCATTAATGTGGATACACGATAGGTGTTGGATCCTGTCAGATTCATATGGTGTgaatagggttgccacatacgtgggtATCACACAATTATTGACAAGCTGGATAATTAAAAATTGAACAAACATACGATTGAACGATAAGTTGCTAGTGCCGCGAGTGGCAATCAAACCCTTGACCATCGCTAATGAAACAAGCGTGCAACCAACAATTCCTTAAACCCCAACGAAGAACAAGGTTGTTAAAAGTACAGAAATGGCCACCACAATAACCGCTTTGATGTCACTTGAAGCTTCAATAGTACAAGCCCAACAGAAACTAGCTGgaaatcccagacaaccagtcatcgtataagatgttgcataagatgttaaagtggaggcgatatgcgtacattttacatgcgcctaaatggaggcatgcacgtataaggcctccactttattatcttatgcaacatcttatacgatgactggttgtctgggatgttACCTAATACCTTGAATACCATTTTCAGACCTCTGACTTTGGCAGATTTCCATatttgttcataaaaatagcagtgaaaatcAATTTTCATATGGAAGAGTCAACTTTGACATTCTGTATCTTTGATCTCTTATGACCAATTGAGCTAAAAAATTGCCAGCGAACTACAAAAATGCTAAATTTTATTAAagcaaaatttacattttttagaAGCACTTGCAAAAAGGTTAagtaaaaatgttcaaaataatagcagtatttgttttaatttttgttCAGCAATTATGTTTACTATTTATTTCCTTACATTCTAATTTGTTACCTCGACGGATGTTGTCCGAATATcgtgccattttttttttcttattcaagATAGAgcttcccaacaaacattgttgtaCAGTAACATATGAACAATCTTTTCTTCagtttgatttcgaaaaatttgtcggaataagctgttattcagctatcgttATTAGTTGGGTTATTTACACTGCTATtaatttgaacaatttcacatagtgttcaaCTTTTATATTTGTAGTTCACTGTCATATTTCAACTTAATCggtcataggagaacaaagttacagcatgtcaaagttgacatttttttttatgaaaattggcaTTCACTGCTTTTTGTATGAACACAGATGTAGGAACACTACAAACCAGAGAAATAAATTTATTAGTTGTACACACCCTATGCACCACGCGTCGTGAGATACTGCAATGTGCGTTTCCCCTTAACAAATCGAAATAAATGTTTAGGGGAGGGCAGAGTGCCTGCCGTTCATGGTTTTCCCGTGCATGTATGTATTTCTACCCGACGGTTCTCACTGTTTGACATCTTTCATTCATTACACCTCGATTCAGCAGAAGAAGAACGTTCACATTCTGACAATATACCTAGTTTTGCCTCGAAGGCTGTGCCCGAAAaagaattgaaagaattacatTTTTGGAAAATAGTTGATGCTAAGTTTATTACACTGAATCACTGCACAAGTCCAGGTGTTTGCCATGTCAGCTTGAATCGATCAGGAAGGAATCTCTAATTGAAACTTTTTCACCGAAACCAATCTCAGGATGTTTTTAAATCAATTGAAATGTTTGATCTTCCTGGTGCTGGGTAAGCAAAACTTTTTTTACCTGTTAATTGAATTATGTTATAagaaaaagtaagaaaatcaATTACCTTGAATTTACACAGCTGTTTTAGGTACCAGCTCAGCCGTGGATGGTTCCCGGGTGCTGGAACTGAGCGATCGCTTTCTGGACGTCCGAAACGAGGGCCAGTGGTTTGTGATGTTCTATGCTCCGTGGTGTGCCCATTGTAAGAAGCTGGAACCGGTGTGGGCTCACGTCGCCCAGGCCCTGTTCAACACGAATATCCGAGTCGGGAGGGTTGATTGCACTCGGTTCACTGCCGTGGCCCAGGCCTTTAAGGTCAATGCCTATCCGACAATTTTGTTGTAAGTATTCTTTGTGTTATAAGTGATCCAATTTTTAAGTTCTTAAGAGTATCATTTATCATTTGACGATTTGCTAGGAAAGTTTTCTGATTTCTTTTACCCTATATCATCTGAGAATTTTCTGGCTGTTTCGTAAGGATTGCCACACAAACTCTGCTAGAAATCCTTTTGTAAAAATCCTGAAATTATTTAaaagattacttcaagaattcagtTCTTTCGCCTGAAACTACCAGGAAAGGTTTCTGAAATTTTCTTCTCAAAATCATCTGAGATTTTTCTGCCTGTTCCATATGGATTGCCACATGAATCCTGCTAGAAATACTTTAGCAGAAATCTTGAAATtaattcgaaaattttctttaagaatatcGTTGTTTAGCCTGAACATGGTATAAAACAACTCTCTGTTATTTGCGAATAGACTGTCCAAATTTTGGATAATTTATACTTTCTGAAACAAATAAAATGTTTGTTCATATATATTGCAGCATCAAAGGTCCCTACGACTACGCCTACAACGGGGATCGAACCAAGGACGAGCTAATTCACTTTGTGAACAGACTGTCGGGACCACCAGTTCAGCAGGTCACCCGAGCGGACAGTATCGACATCCTAAAGTCAAACAATCCCATATTCTTCACCTACGTCGGCAAACAGGACGGGATCCTGTGGGACGTCTTCTACAGTGCGGCGGAAGTCTACCAACCGCATAGTTATTTCTACGCAACCTCAGTGGAGATAGCCAAGAGGCACTTCGACATTGATACCGTTCCGGCAGCCTTGGTCTACAAAGAACGGAGCCACTACTACTTCCCATACTCGGACAGCTTTGAGTTAATTGAGCCTGTTCATCTAAACGAATCCTTGTTCCGATGGGTCAACGAGGAACGGTTCCCGACGTTCCCGAAGGTTACCCGGAGTAACATCCACCACATTCTGCAGACGAAGAAGTACCTCGTCCTGGCGGTAGTCGAGGAGAACAAGCTGAGCGAGATTGCCGCCCACGAGCAGGAGTTCCGCGATATGGTGGAGATATTCGTGCACAAGAACAAACACAAGTATCATGGTCGGTTCCAGTTCGGTTGGGTAGGCACACCGGATCTGGCACATTCCATTGCCATGGACAAGCTGGCAACGCCGCATCTGATAGTGCTGAACGCTAGCACCAACGAGCATCATATACCGGAGGACGATCCCCTGCAGTTGACGCCGGAGGCGATCGAGCTATTCTTGGACAGCATTCATAATCAAACGGCTCCGGTgagttttttaaacattttttttttcaaatatttacgtTAGATACTTACTAATCAAGATACTAGAAGTTCTAATAAGAGAGAACTTAATGAGCTAAGCAACTTGTTGGAGGTTGCTCTGTTGTGTAGCTTTGGGTTCATTCCAATATTACGTAACGTTAAATTTGACAATTTGGACCCCCCCCCCctaccccacgtaacaacttttgtaagggaaattttgaaattttgtatgaagcgtaacacagcgctagaccctctGCCTCCCCCttaacgttacgtaatatttgaaagaGCCCTATCTCAGAAACTCAAGTTATTCCCGATCaacaatcctgtgtacacactCAACTCGCGTTTGCTAAGTTTAAGTAGTATGTTCGTGTTCTTCACGCTTGGCACGGtgaatctctttgactgggatattGCAGGtgtaatatggtatgtgggggcagcaagatgggtcagggggcaagatgagTCAGTGCCGTATTCAAGCGTACAATATATTTTTGGAATCTTTTAATTGTTTTCCCAGATCAACGACGTGGATCCACAGAAAAGTGAtgtatttatttgagaattctttacgttccttgcacagaaaaaaatgaaatattttaagtTATACTttttatgctatacattccatataacgacGTGTAATGTGTAGACGGAGCAAGAtcggtcaccctaatttttcggtatgtttgcagtTTTTGAAAacgttttatttttcattgaaaggctattctgtgacctacattatcaaaGCGAttagagcactgaaaatttgtgaaaatatttttaatatttttctacaaaaaatataagttttcgaagtccgtttatggctacctgaacaaaaatcttctagttcttaaAATagtctaccgatatgtttcaacacttctttTATGTAATCCGTACGTATGTAAAGCTTAggtgtatagagaaaaaatagaagatatagtattttttgttggagaaaaatcgagttttcagaTAGGGTCAGCCCCTGGTCTTGCCCCTgtaaaaatgaggtggggcaagatgagtcatgttttgaaaattgcttgtcaagaagcaggtttcataCTTTATGACTTTtctatactcttatatcatagctgactagtgtatctgagagtcgtggtagaaaacagagaaatacgatttatattcagaaagttataaatattcatttcttaggtgacccatactgcccccacttaccatttGTCAGTTTGCTTCTATGATCTCTTGACACATCTATGACACTGCATagaagggttccggtccatacaGAACATTCAGAGATCTCTCCCTAACTAACTGGTCCGCAATTTCATTGCCTGCAATTCCTCAATGACCTAGTATCCAGAACAATTTTACAGTATGTTTTGCAGCCAGTTCTTTCAGTAGTATAATGCACTCCCATTctagcttagaataacattcaaatgtgcagAATGCCTTTAAAGCTGCTTGCCTGAAAAGATGTAGATACTCACATGTCTAGATTCTATTTTAAGACAGATGGCAGCACCTTCCAAAGtggcttgaatttcagcttgaaacACCGTTGGCCATTTAACCATCGGTATGGCGAGTTTAGTCCTGGGTCCATATACTCCAGTCCCAGTTCTATCACTCATTCTTGATTCATCCGTATATAATAAAATAGATCCTGGTCGAACCATTGGTCCTCCTGATTCCCATACGTTCAGCAGTACCCAACGACCCCCAGATTGCCGTCTCGCTTGCAAGGTCCCGTTATTTGGacttaggaatccccgaaggaataaaATGActaatccccgaagaaataccGAAAAAACTCCCCaaaagaaattctaggatgaatacctaaaggaactcctgcaataatctccgaatgaacttgtggaggaatccctgaaggatctcctggactaataactgcaggaactgctgtatggatCCGTGAAGGAAcatctgcaggaatacctggtggaTCAAGAAACTCCacgagagatccctgcagaaactcctggagaaatctctgattgaaatcttagaaggattccaggaggaattcccgaaagaatttcaaaaggaatccccgaagcaaatccaggagaaatctctgaaggaattacaggaggaatccccggaggaatttcaagagaaatttttcaaaggaattccccagcgaattcctggagcagtcctcaaaggaattccaggtggaatccccgaaggaattcctggaggaatccccgaagaaattccaggaagatccccgaaggaattccacacgaggaatccccgaaggaattccacacgaggaatccccgaaggaattccaggaaattcacgaaagaattccaggaagaatccctgaaggaattccaagagaaatccctgaagaaattccaggaagaaccatcgaaggatttccaggaggaatccccgaaagaattctaggagaaatccccgaaggaattccaggaagaatccccgaaggaattccaagaggaatccccgaaagaattcttggtggaatccccaaGGGAGttgcaggaatccatgaaagaattccaggaggaatccccaaaggaattccagaagaaatccccaaaagaattccagtaagaatccccaaaagaatttcaggagaaattcccgaagaaattctaggaagaatctccgaaacaattctaggagaaattcccgaaggaattccaggaagaatccccgatggaattccatgaggaatccccaaaagaatttcaggaggaatcctcgaaggaattctcgatggaatctccgagggaattgcaggaatccacgaaagaactccaaaaggaatccccgaaggaattccaggagaaatccccgaaggaattccaggaagaatccccgaa contains the following coding sequences:
- the LOC109398184 gene encoding protein disulfide-isomerase TMX3 — its product is MFLNQLKCLIFLVLAVLGTSSAVDGSRVLELSDRFLDVRNEGQWFVMFYAPWCAHCKKLEPVWAHVAQALFNTNIRVGRVDCTRFTAVAQAFKVNAYPTILFIKGPYDYAYNGDRTKDELIHFVNRLSGPPVQQVTRADSIDILKSNNPIFFTYVGKQDGILWDVFYSAAEVYQPHSYFYATSVEIAKRHFDIDTVPAALVYKERSHYYFPYSDSFELIEPVHLNESLFRWVNEERFPTFPKVTRSNIHHILQTKKYLVLAVVEENKLSEIAAHEQEFRDMVEIFVHKNKHKYHGRFQFGWVGTPDLAHSIAMDKLATPHLIVLNASTNEHHIPEDDPLQLTPEAIELFLDSIHNQTAPVFGGNSLPVRIYRAWFEAKHSLYEMWLGNPVLTSVLFGLPLGFLSLILYSICCADILDADEEEEEPKHEKKE